One Plasmodium berghei ANKA genome assembly, chromosome: 13 genomic region harbors:
- a CDS encoding RAP protein, putative: MVLRRSKDVFAKSTQCRCFCNNRCLNYIQGIKQLEYKNHHSFKNTNNLNIRNNGVNNFENAAKQYIATYNIGTPFSNKFEHYKNNFSSNNFGNSNDDNNNGEVKEENHQKINEQEENINMSKNNICTEKANESNNIDNDDNQGLQNSNQINNELFNDKDYSNNVNNINNENNSECINDKDTDYTDNAANAHSENVMENDEDIPNIFDVDENLTEEEKKEKLKLIKLITEKLAGPLKTNNENNLKTDENSKNDDDFIFADNRPIAIEVDGPSHFYANSNRYTTYTKLKHRILTKLGYNVIHISYFDWRKLRNKSEREEFILKKLKEKNDEFLDENDRIYYNERMKMIKEDYMKHMNENKEMNN; this comes from the exons atggtTTTGAGAAGAAGTAAAGATGTGTTTGCAAAATCTACGCAGTGTAGATGTTTTTGCAATAATAGGTGCttgaattatatacaaGGGATTAAACAAttagaatataaaaaccaTCATAGTTTTAAGAATACAAACAATTTAAACATAAGAAATAATGGagtaaataattttgaaaacgcagcaaaacaatatattgcaacatataatattggaactcctttttcaaataaatttgaacactataaaaataatttttcatcaaataattttggcAATTCcaatgatgataataataatggagAAGTGAAAGAAGAAAAccatcaaaaaataaatgaacaagaagaaaatataaatatgagtaaaaataatatatgcacaGAAAAAGCAAATGAAAGcaataatattgataatgACGACAATCAAGGGCTGCAAAATAgtaatcaaataaataatgaactttttaatgataaagattattcaaataatgttaataacataaataatgaaaataatagcgAATGTATAAATGACAAAGATACAGATTATACTGATAATGCAGCAAATGCGCATTCTGAAAATGTTATGGAAAATGACGAAGATATACCAAACATTTTTGATGTTGATGAGAATTTAACTGAAGAGgagaaaaaagaaaaactaaaattaataaaattaattactGAAAAATTAGCGGGTCccttaaaaacaaataatgaaaacaatttaaaaactgatgaaaattcaaaaaatgatgatgaCTTTATTTTTGCTGACAATCGACCAATAGCAATAGAAGTTGATGGCCCTTCACATTTTTATGCCAATAGTAATAGATATACCACCTACACAAAACTTAAACATAGAATTCTTACCAAATTAG GATATAACGTTATACACATAAGTTACTTTGACTGGAGAAAGTTGAGGAACAAAAGTGAAAGGGaagaatttattttaaaaaagctaaaagaaaaaaatgatgaatttTTAGACGAAAATGatagaatatattataacgAAAGAATGAAGATGATTAAAGAAGATTATATGAAGCATATGAATGAGAATAAAGAAatgaataattaa